A genomic region of Ovis aries strain OAR_USU_Benz2616 breed Rambouillet chromosome 20, ARS-UI_Ramb_v3.0, whole genome shotgun sequence contains the following coding sequences:
- the PSORS1C2 gene encoding psoriasis susceptibility 1 candidate gene 2 protein, with protein sequence MLNWKLLGILVLCLFAGGISGSGDHPSPSSREISEEEGPPPLPQGPPIPGDPWPGAPPLFEDPPPPGPNRPWRDLPDSGVWPPEPPRTDPPQPPRPDDPWPAGPQPPENPWPPAPEVDHRSHEEPDLDPPREEYR encoded by the exons ATGCTCAACTGGAAACTCCTGGGGATCTTGGTCCTTTGCCTGTTTGCTGGAG GCATCTCAGGCAGTGGAGACCACCCTTCCCCCTCATCCAGAGAGATCTCAGAGGAGGAGGGCCCTCCACCATTGCCTCAGGGCCCCCCAATCCCTGGTGACCCCTGGCCAGGGGCACCCCCTCTCTTTGAGGATCCTCCACCTCCAGGCCCCAATCGTCCCTGGAGAGACCTGCCTGATTCTGGAGTCTGGCCTCCTGAACCCCCTAGAACTGATCCCCCTCAACCTCCTCGGCCTGACGACCCCTGGCCCGCAGGACCCCAGCCTCCAGAAAACCCCTGGCCACCTGCCCCTGAGGTGGACCACAGATCTCATGAGGAGCCAGACCTTGACCCACCCAGGGAGGAGTACAGATAA